A single window of Lutzomyia longipalpis isolate SR_M1_2022 chromosome 1, ASM2433408v1 DNA harbors:
- the LOC129787259 gene encoding cleavage stimulation factor subunit 2 tau variant produces the protein MGDKNSDQSIMDKSMRSVFVGNIPYEATEEKLKEIFSEVGPVISLKLVFDRESGKPKGYGFCEYKDQETALSAMRNLNGYEIGGRTLRVDNACTEKSRMEMQQLLQGPQVENPYGEPCDPESAPELITKTVASLPPEQMYELMKQMKTCIQNNPSEARQMLLLNPQLAYALLQAQVVMRIVDPATAATMLFKPNQMPPVLTNQTVTQIQIQQQQMPIPQPVPPVSMARNDFQPPMGQDIDLRSVDPRLTRSLDQDMRSLTQPLAAVDPFVANQRAPRQPAQPPFQAVVDPRQRPIDPRTNKVPPSVNVPVATAGGVPTPNAAAQATAASLAAAASRGGITSGIPSDGSDHEKAALIMQVLQLSDEQIAMLPPEQRNSILVLKEQIAKSTQR, from the exons ATGGGTGACAAGAATTCAGATCAGAGTATCATGGATAAATCCATGAGATCGGTTTTCG TCGGAAACATCCCGTACGAGGCCACGGAGGAGAAGCTGAAGGAGATCTTTAGTGAAGTAGGTCCTGTAATCTCCCTAAA ATTAGTATTTGACCGGGAGAGCGGTAAACCCAAAGGATATGGTTTCTGTGAGTACAAGGATCAGGAGACAGCCCTCAGTGCCATGAGGAATCTCAATGGATACGAAATTGGCGGGAGAACCCTTCGTGTGGATAATGCTTGTACGGAGAAATCCCGGATGGAGATGCAGCAATTACTGCAGGGGCCACAAGTGGAGAACCCGTATGGGGAGCCTTGTGATCCTGAGAGTGCTCCAGAACTCATTACAAAGACCGTGGCATCACTGCCGCCGGAGCAAATGTACGAGTTAATGAAGCAGATGAAGACATGCATCCAGAATAATCCATCAGAAGCCCGTCAGATGCTCCTGCTGAATCCTCAGCTCGCCTATGCTCTTCTGCAAGCTCAGGTGGTCATGAGGATTGTTGATCCAGCAACAGCGGCT ACGATGCTCTTCAAGCCCAACCAGATGCCTCCGGTGCTGACAAATCAGACAGTTACGCAGATTCAGATTCAGCAGCAGCAAATGCCCATCCCACAACCCGTGCCGCCGGTTAGCATGGCAAGGAATGACTTTCAACCACCCATGGGGCAGGACATTGATCTCCGTTCGGTTGATCCACGCTTAACACGCTCCTTGGATCAAGATATGCGTTCCCTGACGCAGCCTCTCGCCGCAGTGGATCCCTTCGTGGCAAATCAACGTGCTCCACGTCAACCAGCACAGCCACCCTTCCAGGCTGTTGTTGATCCACGTCAACGTCCCATTGATCCTCGCACTAACAAAGTGCCCCCATCTGTTAATGTTCCCGTTGCCACTGCTGGTGGTGTTCCAACTCCAAATGCTGCAGCTCAAGCAACTGCTGCCTCTTTAGCTGCTGCAGCATCACGTGGAGGAATCACTTCGGGTATCCCAAGTGATGGGAGCGATCATGAGAAGGCAGCCCTAATTATGCAAGTGCTGCAGCTGTCTGATGAGCAGATTGCAATGCTTCCGCCGGAGCAAAGAAACAGCATCTTGGTGTTAAAGGAGCAAATTGCCAAGAGTACCCAACGCTAA
- the LOC129787263 gene encoding zinc finger protein-like 1 homolog gives MGLCKCPKRLVTNLFCFEHRVNVCENCIVTSHPKCIVQSYLQWLKDSDYNSSCALCGENLDTDECIRLICFHVFHWKCINSRQESLPSNTAPGGHSCPTCAEKIFPPAHLVSPVADVLRSRLSQVNWGRNELGLPLLAEEKKDMRNAIAGPSQGASGVTNTKANKDNWDAYQQPQSHSVLNIDTFNASSRRPLLAREPPIGAADRDENKYKRRPIGEIVNRWTRRLYSPTSRPPWRRTWFICLSGLLVFVLVIYVMAKVGRSGNSDGFFDINSNPNIKFE, from the exons ATGGGGCTATGCAAGTGCCCCAAGAGACTCGTAACAAATCTCTTTTGTTTCGAACATCGCGTaaatgtgtgtgaaaattgcatCGTTACGAGCCACCCAAAG TGCATTGTCCAGTCGTATCTACAGTGGCTCAAGGATAGTGATTACAACTCTTCCTGCGCTCTGTGCGGAGAAAATTTAGACACTGACGAATGTATTCGTCTAATTTGCTTTC ATGTATTTCACTGGAAATGTATAAATAGTAGACAGGAATCCCTGCCGTCGAATACAGCTCCTGGTGGTCATTCGTGTCCTACGTGTGCTGAGAAGATTTTCCCTCCGGCACACCTTGTCTCGCCGGTGGCTGATGTGTTGCGAAGTCGCCTGTCGCAGGTGAATTGGGGCAGGAATGAGCTGGGATTGCCCCTGCTGGCGGAAGAGAAGAAGGATATGCGCAATGCTATTGCTGGACCCAGTCAAGGAGCATCGGGAGTGACGAATACAAAGGCTAATAAGGATAACTGGGATGCCTATCAGCAACCTCAGTCGCATTCTGTCCTCAATATCGACACATTCAATG caaGCAGCCGACGTCCTCTGCTAGCCAGAGAGCCCCCAATTGGGGCTGCAGATCGCGATGAGAATAAATACAAACGTCGACCAATTGGTGAGATTGTAAATCGCTGGACGAGGCGCCTCTACAGCCCAACATCACGTCCCCCGTGGCGTCGTACGTGGTTCATCTGCCTCTCAGGGCTGCTTGTCTTTGTCCTCGTGATCTACGTGATGGCCAAAGTGGGACGTAGTGGGAACAGCGATGGCTTCTTCGATATTAACTCCAATCCCAACATAAAGTTTGAATAG
- the LOC129787262 gene encoding D-beta-hydroxybutyrate dehydrogenase, mitochondrial: MLRREWIEFAGLTGFITGVAFLVTRKMVKRKVFTRSSVILITGCDSGLGYNLARKCHAMNMTVVAGVLNPTSQGAKNLCLFPSNEMIVTQLDLLRGETISQAHRIVRELLSRWPDGQFYGLVNNAGVMVFGEFEWQTSEIFRKQIEVNLLGTMIITHTFLPLLRKHQARIVNITSHCGHQPLPGLAPYAASKAALVSWTEVLRVEMKKFGVNVVEFIPGSFVTGSNIAAGQKEAASAMQAAFTEEQEALYGDYFQRYNDYLGCIDDMRNALAESHPKLIETFEEALRAERPKAKYQVEPFRYFFYHWLFRLSPTVWLRDYFVEKFMNMPQFERCKFVEKARGEKSRNNTSGGGGSDN; this comes from the exons ATGTTGCGCAGGGAGTGGATTGAGTTTGCAGGATTGACTGGTTTTATAACCGGAGTGGCATTCCTGGTAACGCGAAAAATGGTCAAGAGGAAGGTCTTTACGCGATCTAGTGTTATTCTCATCACGGGATGTGATTCAGGACTTGG CTACAATCTGGCCAGAAAGTGCCACGCAATGAATATGACCGTTGTGGCGGGTGTGCTCAATCCCACTTCTCAGGGAGCAAAGAATCTCTGCCTTTTCCCATCAAATGAAATGATTGTTACGCAGCTTGATCTCCTCCGCGGAGAGACAATCTCTCAGGCTCATCGTATTGTCCGGGAGTTGCTGAGTCGCTGGCCAGATGGGCAATTCTACGGCCTCGTCAATAATGCCGGTGTGATggtttttggggaatttgaaTGGCAAACAAGTGAGATTTTCAGGAAGCAAATAGAAGTGAATCTCCTGGGTACAATGATCATCACGCACACCTTCCTGCCCCTCTTGCGGAAGCACCAGGCACGTATTGTGAACATCACGAGTCACTGTGGGCATCAACCACTACCAGGATTAGCCCCGTATGCTGCCTCCAAGGCTGCTCTTGTGTCCTGGACGGAAGTTTTGCGGgttgaaatgaagaaatttggGGTGAATGTTGTGGAATTCATTCCGGGATCATTCGTGACGGGTTCGAATATTGCAGCTGGGCAGAAGGAGGCTGCTTCTGCAATGCAGGCAGCCTTCACCGAGGAACAGGAAGCACTCTACGGGGACTATTTTCAGCGCTACAATGATTATTTGGGGTGTATTGATGACATGAGGAATGCCCTAGCTGAGAGTCATCCAAAACTCATTGAGACATTCGAGGAGGCTCTACGGGCGGAGCGCCCCAAAGCGAAGTATCAAGTGGAGCCTTTCAG ATACTTCTTCTACCACTGGCTCTTCAGATTGTCCCCAACGGTGTGGCTGCGAGATTATTTTGTGGAGAAATTCATGAATATGCCGCAGTTCGAGAGGTGCAAATTCGTGGAAAAGGCAAGAGGAGAAAAGTCTCGCAACAATACtagtggtggtggtggcagCGATAATTGA